CACACGAATTGCTTGATTCAGTTGTTAAAGAGCGGTTGGTTAAGATCTTTCGTCTCAACCGAGGCGCGCATTCTACAGCAGCGTCATTTGCTGTCAAGTGATTATTTTCAGAAGTTTTCGAAGAATTCTTCAACAACTTCAACCACTTGCGCTTCCGATCTCTCGTCAGCGGGAGGCGAATTCTACAGCGTTACACGCTGCTGTCAACACCTCTTTTTCAACTTCCTTCTGGCTTCGGTGAACTGAAGCGACCTGCTGCCGAAAACTTGGTAACTCGTTGAATCTCAAGGAGTTTTCCGTTTCGACTGCGCCGGAAGTGGGGCGAATTATAGACATCTGAAATCTGCCGTCAACCGTTAATTCCGCTTTTCTTGCAAAACCGGCTTTTTGGTCAGCAAACGCGGGATACGGCGCGTCACCGGCGGAATACGCAGTATCAGAAGCACCGCACCTATAGAGGCATAGACCGCCCATTCCTCAAGATCGGCGCGCACGATCCACAACATATGCAGCAAACCCAAACCAAGAATCACGTACGCCAGGCGGTGCAGCTTCTTCCACCGCACGCCCAACCGGCGCTGGCTGTAACGATTCGACGTGACCGCCAACGCCAACAATCCGAGAAAACCCAGTGCCCCCACTATTATGTAAGGCCGCTTGCGCAACTCGACGGCGAGTTGCGACCAGTCGAAACCCAGGATGAACGCCATATAGCTGCACAGATGCATTACTACATAGGCAAAACACCACAGCCCCAACTGCCGACGCACGGCGATCCACCCTGCCCACCCAGTGAGCTTTTGCAAAGGCGTCATGCTTAGCGTGATCAATAACAGCACCAATGTCCCCAGGCCCAGTCGATCCACCAGCACCTTGCCGGGATCCGGGCCGAGCAACTCTTCAAGCGCTTGATACAGCCACAGCATCGGCCAGACAGCCGCGGCAATGAAAACGCCTATACGCCACAACGGAAATCGCATCAGTAATTCTTCCGCAGATCGAGCCCGGTATATAAAGAAGCGACTTCATCCGAGTAGCCGTTGAACATCTGTGTGTCGCGCACGTTCGGTTTAAACAGACTGTTCGGCAGTCGTCGCTCACGCGCTTGCGTCCAGCGCGGGTGATTGACCGTCGGGTTAACATTCGCGTAGAAGCCATACTCGTCTGCTGCGATGCTTTGCCATGTGGTTTTTGGCTGTTCACTGACGAGACTGATGCGCACGATGGATTTGACACTCTTGAAGCCATACTTCCACGGCACCACCAAACGCAGAGGCGCGCCGTTTTGATTGGGTAGCTCGCGGCCATACATACCCACCGCCAGAATCGCCAAGGGATTCATCGCCTCATCCAGACGCAAGCCTTCTACATAAGGCCAGTCGATCAAAGCGAACCCGGAGCGCTGGCCGGGCATGCTTTTGGGATCCTGCAGTGTTTCGAAGCGGATGTACTTGGCCTTGGAAGTCGGCTCGACTTGTTTAAGCAACGCCGAGATCGGAAACCCTATCCACGGAATAACCATCGACCATGCCTCCACACAGCGCATCCGATAGATACGCTCTTCCAATTGGTAGGGTTTCATGAGGTCTTCCAGCGCATAGCGCCCAGGCTTAGCGACTTCTCCGTCGATCACCACACTCCACGGCTCGGTTTTAAGCGAGCCCGCATTCGCCGCCGGATCGCCCTTGTCGGTGCCGAACTCATAGAAGTTGTTGTAGTGCGTCGCGTCTTTGTAAGGCGTAATCGCCTCGTCCTTGACGTTGACCGCGCCCCACTGGGTAGAAGTGAGCTTCTCGGCGAACCAGCCCGGCGCCTTGCCCGGTTCGACATCAGCATAGCGAGCGCTATCGTCGGCCAGCGTCCAACGCGGCAGGCTGCTGGCAGCGATACCTGCAGCAGTGGCACCCAATAACTGGCGGCGCGAGAGGTAGATGGATTCAGGCGTGACATCCGACTCATTGCAGTCAGACGCTTTGGGGATTTTGATCAACATGGCAACTCCGCAGCTTTGGAGGACAGATGCACCCATAGACTGCGGAGTATGCGCGAAATTACATCACTCGGCTTTTTTGTGCCGACGTAGACGCAACAGGTACTGCACGGGGCCGGAAGCTGCATAGGCAAGGAACACCAGCAGCAGAATGCGCGGCGGATCGCTGAACACCACGGCGAACACCAACACCACGGCAAGAATCGCCACGAATGGCACGCGCCCTTT
This window of the Pseudomonas fluorescens genome carries:
- the msrQ gene encoding protein-methionine-sulfoxide reductase heme-binding subunit MsrQ, whose product is MRFPLWRIGVFIAAAVWPMLWLYQALEELLGPDPGKVLVDRLGLGTLVLLLITLSMTPLQKLTGWAGWIAVRRQLGLWCFAYVVMHLCSYMAFILGFDWSQLAVELRKRPYIIVGALGFLGLLALAVTSNRYSQRRLGVRWKKLHRLAYVILGLGLLHMLWIVRADLEEWAVYASIGAVLLILRIPPVTRRIPRLLTKKPVLQEKRN
- the msrP gene encoding protein-methionine-sulfoxide reductase catalytic subunit MsrP encodes the protein MLIKIPKASDCNESDVTPESIYLSRRQLLGATAAGIAASSLPRWTLADDSARYADVEPGKAPGWFAEKLTSTQWGAVNVKDEAITPYKDATHYNNFYEFGTDKGDPAANAGSLKTEPWSVVIDGEVAKPGRYALEDLMKPYQLEERIYRMRCVEAWSMVIPWIGFPISALLKQVEPTSKAKYIRFETLQDPKSMPGQRSGFALIDWPYVEGLRLDEAMNPLAILAVGMYGRELPNQNGAPLRLVVPWKYGFKSVKSIVRISLVSEQPKTTWQSIAADEYGFYANVNPTVNHPRWTQARERRLPNSLFKPNVRDTQMFNGYSDEVASLYTGLDLRKNY